A single genomic interval of Cellvibrio sp. PSBB023 harbors:
- a CDS encoding contractile injection system tape measure protein translates to MHTLTHPVTADKPTGDQWRRHYHQIGDITVDMVFSNDSLARREQESLADWLSRELLPALDELFSFAAPGEQIIRFESLEFDFGNLPASDYRQIIREQLLQKLARLINEKQLPLTVQREERLLVNHTTDAALALQHLLHYLQTGQFSAQLTTTNAHAVSTDRKLHQQLLDSLVDIQQIATQLRALPKRNLWVTRLLKQFSERHRVALLRQLAPGQVALALALLDLLQLSDRQTLSHHQDWQITATWHSLFEIALDAPTLINKEWLAALIKKMVASTQTDELRLLHTLIAHGSSILLNSPITRGSPDSEHANTTLHQHWQQLKVMASELLEKNNPPVNNNNPVVTHDEKKHHANDETDNKTELTDTQSLSIQQRLASILIAGDAIALVQQWPQLLQYHKPLLIAGLKHYLVKAELRNQLLHKLPVDFIPQLLMLLAPASQSLLTAFAHQQAQYNALLEGLKKKSAIANRQSQESITDNALTTAEWLRSIYGIIATHLFNAPLENNGEPFAFVATENLLHEITARFTNQHNLVASELYELWKPLFDNKIDGSTFDDSATSSTSNQTPAGTDPAKTNPSATYTDSASIQQRLASLLIAGDATALMQQWPQLLSHHKPLLIAGLKHYLFKAELRQQLLLRLAVDFIPQLLGVLAPASERLLSVFMQHEAQLDALAKYLADRNHTAAGSPSHLAINQIINQTTNQKTKQTPANTQWLRAIYEIIANLLFTSRPTDNSDAIVFSFTGKTLYAITEHYANQQNIPAAGLYELWEPLFNGQLDIDPIDNIEHAPTINTTPIDSENNIQLPVTAEQQLNQLFINADIHEWRRLWPDLQHRQRKAARITIQRHWFKADIRQPLIQKLPLPFIQDILLLIAPALNNLIQTLIQQQPQLIAEARSLSSSSVSSGLNALRGENWLRALLNLLSDVIPVPANNSSNAAIISIPSPMQLVEELARDYARRENLPTDALAFIWRRVFESANSNTLDSSDRTFTSSATPSDTTQLHSNPSSAVDSKPFVNIDWQQKTANELFDWCLILKTSSHLRASLPKDTDLLRRLIHSFISQSPAFSADFRDVFLSSIETYAAQTTQTTYFLSQLLFNLIDGQLIDFETLVQDSNPALASHTQEHALRQRTAIDTGINTPENHLQEIHRQEKNEIKTPNHTEEARENSYQAADENHIEQRMNQLLQELLSQQIDPFGLHMSPNYWQRLVAQYFYREHATSNTHHELLQAIREQASSAVNIHYFYQQIMHALVHQQPLDLEHFALSPARDNTVKPTARYVQDPLVTLADSEAMQSIHLPIQDVRTTEKTTPETLGSEDIVQQPTLSLEQLLLNNDTPGTEQLQQLQQHVNLLLQHYTPGRAQEWLSLLRNNQAAAQLIQWVPAHLLHQIVLRLHPGPFTALEPLVKLATDALALLLPKADPLMIKQAKWEFIFKQLFNTSALLDATELLKRCCEYLAQTAGLSDTQRLVQLAERRLALLKPVATQRPNMSLDEDNKNTEPALNFDAGMHLNNVGQVLAAPFLPRLFTMLNLTVDGKFIHPEAADRAIHLLQFMVTGQSQTAEYELTLNKILCGVSTSMPISEGIDITEQEQTIIEQMLQSMIQHWRALGSTSIAGLRETFLQRQGWLVLDDEYWRLKVQEHTFDMLLDRLPWSISLIKHSWMDKPLRVSWREQS, encoded by the coding sequence ATGCACACACTCACACACCCTGTTACTGCAGATAAGCCTACTGGCGATCAATGGCGACGCCATTATCACCAGATTGGTGATATCACGGTTGACATGGTGTTTAGCAATGATTCACTTGCGCGACGCGAACAAGAAAGCCTGGCAGATTGGTTGAGCCGCGAATTATTGCCCGCACTGGATGAACTCTTCTCCTTCGCAGCACCAGGTGAGCAAATCATTCGCTTTGAGTCGTTAGAATTTGATTTTGGCAATTTACCGGCCAGTGATTATCGCCAAATTATTCGCGAACAGTTGCTGCAAAAACTGGCTCGCCTGATTAACGAAAAACAATTGCCTCTCACAGTACAGCGTGAAGAGCGATTATTGGTTAATCACACGACTGATGCCGCCTTGGCGTTACAACATTTATTGCATTACCTACAGACTGGCCAGTTTTCTGCGCAGCTAACCACCACAAACGCTCACGCAGTATCCACAGACAGAAAATTGCATCAGCAATTACTGGATTCCCTTGTGGATATACAGCAAATCGCCACTCAATTGCGAGCCCTGCCCAAACGCAACCTGTGGGTGACGCGTCTGCTGAAACAATTTTCCGAACGTCACCGGGTAGCACTCCTGCGCCAACTGGCACCGGGACAGGTGGCCTTAGCATTGGCATTATTGGATCTATTGCAATTATCTGATAGACAAACACTCTCGCATCACCAGGATTGGCAAATTACCGCAACATGGCACAGCTTGTTTGAGATTGCATTGGATGCTCCGACCTTAATCAATAAAGAATGGCTGGCCGCCCTAATTAAAAAAATGGTTGCCAGTACGCAAACCGATGAGCTGAGATTACTGCACACATTAATTGCACATGGCTCCTCAATCCTACTGAATTCGCCAATCACACGGGGCTCCCCAGATTCCGAGCATGCCAATACTACGCTGCACCAGCATTGGCAGCAGCTCAAGGTAATGGCGAGTGAATTATTAGAAAAAAATAATCCGCCAGTTAATAACAACAATCCAGTAGTTACGCATGACGAGAAAAAGCATCATGCTAATGACGAAACGGATAACAAAACAGAATTGACTGACACTCAGTCACTGTCCATACAACAGCGACTGGCGAGTATATTAATTGCGGGCGATGCTATTGCACTGGTGCAACAGTGGCCACAATTATTGCAGTACCACAAACCCCTGTTAATTGCTGGACTGAAACACTATTTAGTCAAGGCTGAATTGCGCAACCAATTACTGCATAAATTGCCGGTGGATTTTATCCCGCAGCTGCTGATGCTATTGGCGCCCGCCAGTCAATCTTTGCTGACTGCATTTGCACATCAGCAAGCGCAATATAATGCGTTACTAGAGGGCCTGAAAAAAAAATCGGCTATTGCTAATAGACAATCACAAGAATCAATAACCGATAACGCACTTACTACTGCCGAATGGTTGCGCAGTATTTATGGGATTATTGCTACCCACTTGTTTAACGCTCCACTGGAAAATAACGGAGAGCCGTTTGCCTTTGTTGCAACAGAAAACCTGTTACATGAAATAACTGCCCGATTTACCAATCAACACAATCTTGTTGCTAGCGAATTGTATGAACTCTGGAAGCCTTTGTTCGATAACAAAATAGATGGCTCTACATTCGATGACTCAGCAACAAGTTCAACCTCGAATCAGACACCAGCAGGAACTGATCCAGCAAAAACTAATCCATCAGCAACCTACACCGACTCCGCTTCAATCCAACAGCGTTTGGCAAGCCTGTTAATTGCGGGTGATGCAACGGCGTTAATGCAGCAATGGCCACAATTACTCTCGCATCACAAACCCTTATTAATTGCTGGGCTGAAACATTATTTGTTCAAGGCCGAGTTGCGTCAGCAGTTATTACTTCGCCTGGCGGTGGATTTTATCCCGCAATTGTTGGGGGTATTGGCACCTGCCAGTGAAAGACTCTTATCCGTATTTATGCAGCATGAAGCACAACTGGATGCCTTGGCAAAATATCTGGCGGATCGCAATCACACTGCTGCCGGCTCGCCGTCTCATCTAGCAATCAATCAAATAATCAATCAGACAACTAATCAAAAAACCAAGCAAACGCCTGCTAATACTCAATGGCTACGCGCTATTTATGAAATTATTGCTAATCTTCTGTTCACTAGTCGCCCAACAGATAATAGCGACGCAATTGTATTTTCCTTCACCGGAAAAACCTTATATGCCATCACTGAACACTACGCCAATCAACAAAATATACCCGCTGCCGGGCTGTATGAATTATGGGAACCTTTATTTAACGGGCAATTAGATATTGATCCCATCGACAACATTGAACATGCACCCACAATAAACACTACGCCGATTGATAGTGAAAACAATATACAACTGCCTGTAACTGCAGAGCAGCAACTCAACCAGCTATTTATAAATGCAGACATTCATGAATGGCGCAGGCTTTGGCCAGACTTGCAGCACAGGCAGCGCAAGGCAGCACGCATAACCATACAGCGACATTGGTTTAAGGCGGATATTCGTCAACCACTGATACAGAAATTACCCTTGCCGTTTATTCAGGACATACTCTTACTAATAGCGCCAGCACTTAATAACTTGATACAAACACTGATTCAACAACAGCCGCAGCTAATTGCTGAAGCACGCAGCCTTTCATCAAGCTCTGTATCCAGTGGTTTGAATGCTTTACGAGGTGAAAATTGGTTACGAGCATTGTTAAATCTACTGTCTGATGTAATTCCTGTTCCTGCCAATAATTCGAGTAATGCTGCAATTATTTCCATTCCATCGCCCATGCAGTTGGTGGAGGAATTGGCTAGAGACTATGCACGCAGGGAAAACTTACCAACAGATGCACTGGCTTTTATTTGGCGCCGTGTTTTTGAATCTGCCAACAGTAATACGCTTGATTCCAGCGATAGAACTTTTACTTCTTCTGCTACCCCCAGCGACACTACACAACTGCATAGCAATCCATCGTCTGCGGTTGACAGTAAACCCTTCGTCAATATCGATTGGCAGCAGAAAACAGCCAATGAGTTATTCGATTGGTGCCTGATTTTAAAAACAAGCAGTCATCTTCGCGCAAGCTTACCCAAAGACACGGATTTATTAAGGCGTTTGATTCATAGTTTTATTAGCCAAAGCCCTGCGTTTTCTGCAGATTTTCGCGATGTTTTTTTGTCCAGCATTGAGACTTATGCGGCACAAACAACCCAAACTACTTACTTTTTAAGCCAGCTGCTATTCAACTTGATCGACGGCCAGCTCATTGATTTTGAAACACTAGTGCAGGATTCAAACCCGGCGCTGGCCAGCCACACACAAGAGCACGCACTGCGCCAACGCACGGCTATTGATACTGGCATCAACACACCAGAAAACCATTTGCAAGAAATCCATCGACAAGAAAAAAACGAAATAAAAACTCCAAATCACACTGAAGAAGCCAGGGAGAATTCATATCAAGCAGCAGATGAAAATCACATTGAACAACGTATGAATCAACTCTTGCAGGAGTTGCTGTCACAGCAGATCGATCCCTTTGGCCTTCACATGAGTCCGAATTACTGGCAGCGATTAGTCGCACAGTACTTTTATCGCGAACATGCAACATCGAACACTCATCACGAATTGCTTCAGGCAATCCGTGAACAAGCGAGCAGCGCGGTTAATATCCATTATTTCTACCAACAGATAATGCATGCTTTGGTACACCAACAACCACTGGATCTGGAGCATTTTGCGCTTAGCCCTGCACGCGATAATACCGTCAAGCCAACAGCAAGATATGTGCAAGATCCTCTTGTAACACTGGCAGACAGTGAAGCAATGCAAAGCATTCACTTACCGATACAAGATGTCCGCACGACGGAGAAAACAACACCCGAGACATTAGGGAGCGAAGATATTGTGCAACAACCCACACTAAGCCTGGAACAATTACTGCTGAATAACGACACACCCGGCACCGAGCAATTGCAACAATTACAGCAACATGTGAATTTATTGTTGCAGCATTACACACCAGGACGTGCGCAGGAGTGGCTGTCGTTATTACGCAATAACCAAGCGGCCGCTCAATTGATTCAATGGGTTCCCGCGCATTTATTGCATCAGATTGTATTGCGCTTACATCCGGGACCGTTTACAGCATTGGAACCACTGGTAAAGCTGGCGACAGATGCACTGGCGCTCCTCCTCCCCAAAGCCGACCCATTGATGATCAAGCAGGCAAAATGGGAATTTATTTTTAAGCAACTATTTAATACAAGTGCATTGCTTGATGCCACTGAATTATTAAAACGCTGCTGTGAATACCTAGCGCAGACAGCGGGCCTGAGCGATACACAGCGCCTGGTGCAGCTGGCGGAACGTCGCCTTGCCTTATTAAAACCGGTTGCAACACAGCGACCAAACATGTCGCTTGATGAGGACAATAAAAATACTGAGCCCGCACTTAATTTTGATGCAGGTATGCATTTGAATAATGTGGGGCAAGTGCTCGCTGCTCCCTTCTTGCCGCGTTTGTTTACCATGCTGAATTTAACTGTCGATGGAAAATTTATTCACCCGGAGGCGGCTGATCGCGCCATTCATTTGCTGCAATTTATGGTGACCGGCCAAAGTCAAACAGCGGAATACGAATTAACCTTGAATAAAATTTTATGTGGCGTCAGTACCAGTATGCCTATTAGTGAAGGCATTGATATCACTGAGCAAGAACAGACCATTATCGAGCAAATGTTGCAAAGCATGATTCAACACTGGCGCGCATTGGGTTCAACTTCTATCGCCGGTTTGCGCGAAACTTTTTTGCAGCGTCAGGGCTGGCTGGTATTGGATGACGAATACTGGCGACTAAAAGTGCAAGAGCACACATTTGATATGTTGCTTGATCGACTGCCCTGGAGCATTTCCTTAATTAAGCATTCATGGATGGATAAACCCCTGCGCGTCTCCTGGCGCGAGCAATCGTAA